A genomic window from Phycisphaerae bacterium includes:
- the dacB gene encoding D-alanyl-D-alanine carboxypeptidase/D-alanyl-D-alanine-endopeptidase gives MNRQARYFAPFRVRIHSPRRITWFAALALAGLIVSTAVRAQPQAPKSTSRIDPAALLKARLDAILAVQPGAKGRLSAQVIELDSGEIIYANQATDPLIPASNMKLLMMSAAVDMLGVDYKYQTVLAIRDVDLVILGSGDPTLGDDRLAVESGTSITSVLHEWAASLKKAGIKQIPGNIVIDDSVFDQQFTHPQWPANQYQAWYEAPVGGLNFAENCVKASVTPTEPGKKAKVLLVPGNTYVKVKNDTVTGGKNGLVASRPADSDTLIVRGGVSKPGILEKVTVRDPGLYFGSVVRTILATNGIKVGGDVVREKIRLEGGRLPKECHIVHIHRSPLANALRRCGKDSRGMFAEALLKTLGAIDGEVGTWDSGRSMVHTFLRKVGAPANQITIDDGSGLSRYNRLSANAATLILKYIYKSGRPAFDLLRDSLAIPGEEGTLKKRLRDPSTRNRVFAKTGYINNVWTLAGFLKTEDEKWLAFAIFYNADSSMPSPKSKMDDALRLLVKWPDIPGPAATQPSTNR, from the coding sequence ATGAATCGCCAAGCCCGATATTTCGCGCCGTTTCGCGTTAGAATTCACAGCCCACGCCGCATCACGTGGTTCGCAGCCCTCGCTCTCGCCGGACTGATTGTGTCCACGGCGGTTCGGGCGCAGCCGCAGGCGCCGAAATCCACCTCCAGAATCGATCCGGCGGCGCTGTTGAAGGCGCGCCTCGATGCCATTCTGGCTGTGCAGCCGGGAGCGAAGGGACGGCTCAGCGCGCAGGTGATCGAGCTGGATTCGGGCGAAATCATTTACGCCAATCAGGCCACTGATCCGCTCATCCCGGCCAGCAATATGAAATTGCTCATGATGTCGGCAGCCGTCGATATGCTGGGAGTTGACTACAAGTATCAGACCGTGCTGGCGATTCGCGACGTGGATCTCGTCATTCTGGGGAGCGGCGATCCGACGCTGGGTGACGATCGCCTGGCAGTGGAGAGCGGCACGAGCATCACGAGCGTCCTTCACGAATGGGCCGCGTCGCTCAAGAAGGCAGGCATCAAGCAGATCCCCGGTAATATCGTGATCGATGACTCCGTGTTCGATCAACAGTTCACCCACCCGCAGTGGCCCGCCAACCAGTACCAGGCATGGTATGAAGCGCCCGTCGGCGGCCTCAATTTCGCGGAGAATTGCGTCAAAGCGTCCGTCACACCGACCGAACCGGGCAAGAAGGCCAAAGTACTGCTCGTCCCCGGCAACACTTATGTGAAAGTGAAAAACGACACGGTGACGGGCGGCAAGAACGGCCTCGTTGCATCGCGGCCGGCGGATTCAGACACGCTGATCGTTCGCGGCGGCGTATCGAAACCCGGCATCCTCGAGAAGGTGACCGTGCGCGATCCCGGTCTTTACTTCGGATCCGTCGTGCGGACCATTCTTGCCACCAACGGGATCAAAGTCGGCGGCGATGTTGTCCGCGAGAAGATCCGGCTTGAGGGCGGCCGCCTGCCGAAGGAGTGTCATATCGTTCACATCCATCGATCGCCTCTGGCCAACGCCTTGCGGCGCTGCGGCAAGGACAGTCGCGGGATGTTCGCCGAAGCGTTGCTCAAGACGCTCGGGGCGATTGATGGAGAAGTCGGGACGTGGGACTCCGGCCGGTCAATGGTTCATACGTTTCTCAGAAAGGTCGGGGCGCCGGCGAATCAGATCACGATCGACGACGGCAGCGGACTCTCCCGATACAATCGCCTGAGTGCAAATGCTGCGACACTGATCCTGAAGTACATCTACAAGAGCGGTCGGCCCGCGTTTGATCTGCTTAGAGATTCGCTGGCGATCCCCGGCGAAGAGGGCACCCTGAAGAAACGTTTGCGCGATCCTTCCACCCGCAACCGCGTTTTCGCAAAGACCGGCTACATCAACAATGTATGGACGCTCGCCGGCTTCCTGAAAACCGAGGATGAGAAGTGGCTCGCCTTCGCGATTTTCTATAACGCCGACAGTTCCATGCCCTCACCCAAGAGCAAAATGGACGACGCACTTCGGCTGCTCGTGAAATGGCCGGACATTCCTGGCCCGGCAGCGACCCAGCCGTCAACCAACCGGTAG